The DNA region GGCGGTGGTTTGGGCCGCCCCTTTTGGGGCTCATTACCATTGGGCGTCGTAACCCACGCCTTCGGCATGGGCTACGTTGGGGGGCACCTCCGGTGCACGGATGTCGCGAACATCATTTGCTCCTTTTCCTGCGGGCTAGGAGCGATGGCAATCGAGCATTTGGGATTTTGCCTGAAAGGCATGGGCAACCCAGCTCATAGTGAGAGGAGCCTCCGGCGACTTCACCTTGGGGGCGGGGCGCCGGATTCACGAAGCACCCAGAATGGGTGCTGGATGGGGTGACGCAGCTGGGGGCGTCAGAGCGAGAGGATCACGTCCTTGAGAGCCTTGCGTGCGGCGGGTTGGTTGTCGGCAACGATGGACGCGAGGCATTGGGAGCCGACGTGGTCGATGATGCGGAGGCTGCGCAGGTTGATGTTGGACTCCTTGAGGCGTGCGGCGATCTGAGCGAGGGCGCCCGGTTTGTCCTCAAGTTTGATGATCAGGGCGTCCTCCGAGTGGGCGTCGAAGCCGGCGGCCTTGAGTGCGGCGAGCCCTTCGTTGTGCTGGTCGACACAGAGGGTGATGACCCCGCTTTCGACTACACCCTCGGCGTCAATTTCTTCAATGTTGATATCGGCGGCGGCGAGCGTGGCGGTGACATCGGCGACGGCGCC from Sulfuriroseicoccus oceanibius includes:
- a CDS encoding ACT domain-containing protein, with translation MQEITVFVNNQPGAVADVTATLAAADINIEEIDAEGVVESGVITLCVDQHNEGLAALKAAGFDAHSEDALIIKLEDKPGALAQIAARLKESNINLRSLRIIDHVGSQCLASIVADNQPAARKALKDVILSL